From one Timaviella obliquedivisa GSE-PSE-MK23-08B genomic stretch:
- a CDS encoding DUF262 domain-containing protein, which translates to MNISTILDQIDMGSIALPEFQRGYVWNRDQVRNFMDSLYRRHPIGSLLVWVTQTDQAADHARGSGQLAAGVIKLLLDGQQRITSLYGIIRGHAPKFFDGNAQAFTGVYFNLEEETFEFYAPLKMQGNPLWINVTALMQQGIGGFMQPFFTDPEYQSKASLYLERLNTVVGIKDINLHIEEVTGANKTVDVVVDIFNKVNSGGTKLSKGDLALAKICAEWTEARNQLKARLTKWEKAGFNFRMELFLRCINAIITNEALFSAFKDVKIDRFQKGVHEAEKSIDTLLNLISSRLGLDHDRVLGSHYAFPLMARYLDQNGGHFPSHKERDQLLYWFIHVFLWGRYAGSTESVLKQDLAVLSSSDGSLEKLIALLRQNRGDLRIQPDDFNNWGIGSRFYPMLYMLTRVYGACDWEDNIQLSKHLFGNLSSLEVHHIFPKSKLYAHGYDKAEVNAIANFTFLTKSTNLNVSNTDPCNYFAHYENKHPGTIASHWIPMNPELWKYENYPDFLTARRELLAQAANTFLDSLYSGTVPESAAIPSVLNRKVIPIPSNIASEFEDQALQECNAWVINQGLPAGELAFELANLETGKAIAVLDLAWSNGIQEGYSQPVALLLDEKPELENLANQAGYRFFTNIESFKQYVQREILGLQEIALAL; encoded by the coding sequence ATGAACATCAGCACAATTCTTGATCAAATTGACATGGGCAGCATCGCCCTTCCTGAATTCCAACGCGGCTATGTTTGGAACCGCGACCAAGTGCGAAATTTCATGGACTCCCTCTACCGTCGTCACCCTATCGGTAGTCTCCTCGTCTGGGTTACCCAAACCGATCAAGCTGCCGACCACGCTCGTGGCTCTGGACAACTTGCAGCGGGAGTTATTAAACTTCTTCTCGATGGACAACAGCGCATCACTTCCCTCTACGGCATAATTCGCGGTCACGCTCCTAAGTTTTTCGACGGTAACGCCCAAGCTTTTACTGGAGTTTACTTCAATCTTGAGGAAGAAACCTTCGAGTTCTATGCCCCCCTAAAAATGCAGGGCAACCCTCTCTGGATTAACGTCACTGCTCTAATGCAGCAAGGTATTGGTGGATTCATGCAGCCCTTCTTTACCGATCCTGAATACCAATCCAAAGCCAGCCTCTATCTCGAACGTTTGAATACAGTCGTTGGCATCAAAGACATTAACCTCCACATTGAAGAAGTCACAGGAGCTAACAAAACCGTTGATGTCGTGGTCGATATTTTCAACAAAGTCAACAGCGGCGGCACCAAACTCTCTAAAGGTGACCTCGCCCTCGCCAAAATTTGCGCTGAATGGACAGAAGCCCGCAATCAACTTAAGGCTCGTCTAACCAAATGGGAAAAAGCTGGCTTTAACTTTCGCATGGAACTGTTTTTACGCTGCATCAATGCCATTATCACGAATGAAGCTCTCTTCTCTGCCTTCAAAGATGTCAAAATCGATCGCTTTCAAAAAGGAGTACACGAAGCTGAAAAATCTATCGATACCTTGCTAAATCTCATTTCTTCTCGCCTCGGACTTGACCACGATCGCGTTTTAGGAAGTCACTATGCTTTCCCCCTCATGGCACGCTATCTCGACCAAAACGGCGGACACTTTCCAAGTCACAAAGAACGCGATCAACTCCTCTACTGGTTTATCCATGTCTTTCTCTGGGGACGCTATGCCGGATCCACCGAGTCGGTTCTCAAGCAGGATCTAGCCGTCCTCAGTTCCTCTGACGGTAGCCTTGAAAAACTCATTGCTCTCCTCCGCCAAAACCGAGGGGATCTACGAATCCAGCCCGATGATTTTAATAACTGGGGAATTGGCAGTCGCTTTTACCCCATGCTCTATATGCTCACTCGCGTCTACGGTGCGTGTGATTGGGAAGATAATATTCAACTTTCTAAACATCTGTTCGGCAACCTTAGCAGCCTGGAGGTTCACCATATTTTTCCCAAGTCGAAACTCTACGCTCACGGCTACGATAAAGCAGAAGTGAACGCGATCGCTAACTTTACCTTCCTGACTAAAAGCACTAATCTAAACGTTTCCAATACCGATCCCTGTAACTACTTTGCTCACTACGAAAACAAACATCCTGGTACGATCGCCTCTCACTGGATTCCCATGAATCCCGAACTCTGGAAATACGAAAACTATCCTGATTTCCTTACCGCCCGCCGCGAACTCCTCGCCCAAGCTGCCAACACTTTTCTTGATAGTCTCTACTCCGGCACTGTCCCTGAATCTGCTGCCATTCCCTCTGTCCTGAACCGCAAAGTCATCCCTATCCCCAGCAACATTGCCAGCGAATTTGAAGATCAAGCCCTTCAGGAATGCAACGCCTGGGTGATCAATCAAGGACTTCCCGCAGGTGAATTAGCTTTTGAACTGGCTAATTTGGAAACAGGAAAAGCGATCGCAGTCCTTGACCTTGCCTGGTCGAATGGAATTCAGGAAGGCTACAGTCAACCTGTCGCCCTACTACTTGACGAAAAGCCTGAGCTAGAGAATCTTGCGAATCAGGCAGGGTATCGGTTCTTTACCAATATTGAGAGCTTTAAGCAGTATGTACAACGAGAAATTTTGGGGTTGCAGGAAATAGCGTTGGCGCTTTGA
- a CDS encoding GNAT family N-acetyltransferase, with amino-acid sequence MQSYSFNLATTPTDVQAYFALRHQIFVEEQGLFSGDSTSNSIANEVDDRDAIAYPIVAKLQAQVVGVVRIYELQHRIWYGGRLGVHVDHRRAGKVGKGLIHQAVTTAHGWGCDRFLATVQSQNVRFFQRLHWTSLEELHLCGLNHALMEADLSFYPPGSSDRPLLQFPNVQPSLRHPSLIEAS; translated from the coding sequence ATGCAAAGCTACAGTTTTAACTTAGCAACGACTCCAACTGATGTTCAAGCTTATTTTGCTTTACGTCATCAAATTTTTGTGGAAGAACAAGGTTTATTTTCAGGTGATTCTACAAGTAATTCAATTGCCAATGAAGTCGATGATCGCGATGCGATCGCCTATCCTATTGTTGCAAAGTTGCAGGCTCAAGTTGTAGGGGTTGTTCGCATTTACGAACTTCAGCACAGAATTTGGTACGGCGGGCGACTGGGCGTTCACGTCGATCATCGTCGTGCTGGCAAAGTAGGTAAAGGATTAATTCATCAAGCGGTAACAACAGCCCACGGGTGGGGGTGCGATCGCTTTTTAGCAACCGTCCAGTCTCAAAACGTGCGATTTTTTCAGCGATTGCATTGGACATCTCTCGAAGAATTGCATTTGTGTGGATTAAATCATGCTTTGATGGAAGCAGATCTTAGCTTTTATCCCCCTGGCTCCAGCGATCGACCCCTCTTACAGTTCCCAAATGTACAACCTTCCCTTCGGCATCCCTCTCTTATAGAAGCCTCTTAA
- a CDS encoding sll0787 family AIR synthase-like protein yields MLTITTQLRKALGIGYKQDIQTASAHLQPELSLAASNPTIAIGDDCAAIPDGNGYLLLASEGLLPSLVETEPWFAGWCAVMVNISDIYAMGGRPIALVDTLWSQSPAATQPIWQGMLAAARTYSVPIVGGHTNCHSPYNALSVAILGRAKALITSFNAQPGDSLLIATDFRGQAHPRYPFWNATLETEPARLRGDLELLPMLAEVGLCNAGKDISMGGILGTLLMLLETSNCGAVLNLDRIPSPSTLSLEDWLTRFPSYGFLLSVRPNHFSIVQSHFHQRNLVCEAIGTIQSEPKLLLESLSQTEVFWDLQQHPLTGFGNQKPFPK; encoded by the coding sequence TTGCTAACGATTACCACTCAGCTTCGGAAAGCTTTAGGCATTGGTTACAAGCAAGATATTCAAACAGCCTCTGCTCATCTTCAGCCTGAACTGTCCCTGGCTGCATCCAACCCAACCATTGCTATTGGCGATGATTGTGCTGCTATTCCTGACGGTAATGGCTATTTGTTGCTAGCCTCTGAAGGACTGCTGCCAAGCTTAGTCGAAACTGAACCTTGGTTCGCAGGGTGGTGCGCTGTCATGGTCAATATCAGCGACATTTACGCAATGGGTGGTCGCCCGATCGCCCTCGTCGATACGCTCTGGAGCCAGTCGCCGGCAGCAACTCAACCCATCTGGCAAGGGATGTTGGCAGCCGCTAGAACCTATAGCGTCCCCATTGTAGGAGGGCATACGAATTGCCATAGTCCTTATAATGCTCTTTCGGTTGCCATCCTGGGACGTGCTAAAGCTCTCATTACTAGCTTCAATGCTCAACCTGGCGATTCACTACTGATTGCAACTGATTTTCGGGGTCAAGCCCATCCGCGCTATCCCTTTTGGAATGCAACCCTAGAAACTGAGCCTGCTCGTCTTCGCGGTGATCTAGAACTCTTGCCAATGTTAGCTGAGGTGGGACTATGCAATGCAGGTAAAGACATTAGCATGGGCGGTATTTTAGGAACGCTGCTAATGCTTTTAGAAACGTCAAACTGTGGTGCTGTCCTTAATCTCGATCGCATTCCTTCACCGTCCACATTGTCGTTAGAAGATTGGTTAACTCGGTTTCCTAGCTATGGTTTTTTACTGAGTGTTCGCCCTAATCATTTTTCGATCGTTCAATCTCACTTTCATCAACGCAACTTGGTTTGTGAGGCGATCGGTACCATTCAATCAGAACCTAAACTTCTGTTAGAAAGTCTTTCCCAAACAGAAGTATTCTGGGATTTACAGCAACATCCTCTGACAGGTTTTGGCAACCAAAAGCCATTCCCAAAATGA
- a CDS encoding tryptophan 7-halogenase has translation MNCDVVIIGSGPAGAAAAIAAAQLGLEVILLEAQAFPRSRPGETLHPGVEPLLQQMGVLNAVLSAGFLRHTGNWVQWEGDRQFAAFGADESGAWQGFQAVRADLDALLLAQAQTLGVTVLHPCRALGLLSNDKGRVVGVNTTQGKLRSAAVVDAAGGNHWGARQMGLSIQHYAPHLTAYYGYVTGDCSVRDGAPAIAADEQGWTWTAKVRHQLYQWTRLSFVEPPPRHWLPPEFTGLTVYQPMRGADVTWRKVSQPAGEGYFLVGDAATVLDPTSSHGVLRALMSGRMAGNLIAQCLKNKCPEQQAIQHYCEWINQWFQHDVDKLRQLYRMLPNSPEWLERYSHPSVQIGQAIARPV, from the coding sequence ATGAATTGTGATGTTGTCATAATTGGCAGTGGTCCAGCAGGTGCTGCCGCCGCGATCGCTGCCGCTCAGTTAGGATTAGAGGTGATTTTGCTGGAAGCACAAGCGTTTCCGCGATCGCGACCGGGTGAGACGCTTCATCCTGGTGTTGAGCCGCTGCTCCAGCAGATGGGTGTGCTCAATGCCGTTTTATCAGCTGGTTTTCTACGCCATACTGGAAATTGGGTGCAGTGGGAAGGCGATCGCCAGTTTGCAGCATTTGGTGCAGATGAATCTGGAGCATGGCAAGGCTTCCAAGCAGTGAGAGCCGACCTTGATGCCCTGTTGCTGGCACAAGCTCAGACACTAGGCGTGACAGTGCTTCATCCGTGTCGGGCTTTGGGCTTGCTCAGCAATGACAAGGGTAGAGTTGTGGGAGTAAACACTACGCAGGGCAAATTGCGATCGGCTGCGGTCGTAGATGCGGCAGGCGGAAACCATTGGGGGGCTCGGCAGATGGGGTTAAGCATTCAACATTATGCACCGCATCTCACTGCTTACTATGGGTATGTCACCGGAGATTGTTCAGTCCGAGATGGAGCGCCTGCGATCGCTGCTGATGAACAAGGATGGACTTGGACGGCTAAAGTTCGTCATCAGCTTTATCAGTGGACAAGATTGTCGTTTGTCGAGCCACCACCACGCCATTGGTTACCACCAGAGTTTACCGGACTTACTGTTTATCAACCCATGCGAGGAGCCGATGTCACTTGGCGAAAAGTTTCACAACCCGCAGGAGAAGGCTATTTTCTAGTAGGAGATGCAGCAACAGTGCTGGATCCAACCTCTTCCCATGGCGTGCTGCGGGCGCTCATGTCTGGCAGAATGGCAGGCAATTTAATTGCTCAGTGTTTAAAGAACAAGTGCCCTGAACAACAGGCAATTCAACACTACTGTGAATGGATTAATCAATGGTTTCAACATGATGTAGATAAACTTAGGCAACTCTATAGAATGCTGCCCAACTCACCCGAATGGCTAGAGCGCTATTCACATCCATCTGTGCAAATAGGTCAGGCGATCGCTCGTCCGGTTTAG
- a CDS encoding MSMEG_0565 family glycosyltransferase: MTQSSLRIALLTYATKPRGSVMQTLYLAEALQSLGHTVCIFALSKGESFCRPVICETRFIPSQPAALDVEALVKQRVQEFVDYFEQCNEAYDCYHAQDCISANALAILRDSPQKMRHPIPHFIRTIHHIDNYNHPYLQQCQDRSIRLPDLCLCVSQYWQEQVWQQYQVHAKRVINGVDTVRFSPLTNGLESQLQQRFQLSGSPIYLTVGGIEPRKNSITLLTAFSQVLKIHPDAQLIIAGGDTFFDYSSYREQFFNTVQQTGMPEKALVLPGTISDAELPALYRCADAFIFPSVKEGWGMVVLEAIATHLPVVTSNIPPFTEFLTNAQALLVDPNATEAIAQAMLDVVQPTIAQSLIQQSQSVLSHYTWLTAAQMHLKFYCDIHL; encoded by the coding sequence ATGACCCAATCGTCCCTACGAATTGCACTATTAACTTATGCTACCAAGCCTAGGGGTAGCGTCATGCAAACTCTCTATCTCGCTGAAGCGCTTCAGTCTCTAGGTCATACAGTCTGTATTTTTGCGTTGTCTAAAGGCGAAAGCTTTTGTCGTCCTGTAATCTGTGAAACTCGCTTCATTCCCTCCCAGCCTGCTGCGCTAGATGTTGAAGCACTTGTAAAACAACGAGTACAAGAATTTGTTGATTATTTTGAGCAATGTAATGAAGCCTACGACTGCTATCATGCCCAAGACTGTATTAGTGCAAATGCATTAGCCATTCTGCGTGACTCTCCCCAGAAAATGCGTCATCCTATTCCTCACTTCATCCGCACGATTCACCATATTGATAATTACAATCATCCCTATCTTCAGCAATGTCAGGATCGCTCAATTCGTTTACCTGACTTGTGCCTTTGCGTCAGTCAATACTGGCAAGAACAGGTTTGGCAGCAGTATCAAGTTCATGCCAAGCGCGTTATTAATGGCGTAGATACCGTCAGATTTTCTCCATTGACTAACGGGTTAGAATCTCAGCTTCAGCAACGGTTTCAACTCAGTGGCAGCCCCATCTACCTGACGGTAGGAGGCATTGAACCCCGCAAAAACTCCATCACTTTATTAACGGCGTTCTCTCAGGTTCTAAAAATCCATCCTGATGCTCAACTCATCATTGCAGGCGGCGATACTTTTTTTGATTATTCTTCCTATCGAGAACAGTTTTTTAATACAGTTCAGCAAACAGGGATGCCTGAAAAAGCTCTGGTTCTACCGGGCACTATTTCTGATGCCGAGCTACCTGCTTTGTATCGCTGTGCCGATGCGTTCATTTTCCCTTCAGTTAAAGAAGGCTGGGGAATGGTGGTACTGGAAGCGATCGCCACTCACCTGCCTGTTGTCACGTCCAACATTCCGCCGTTTACCGAGTTTCTTACCAACGCACAGGCACTTTTGGTCGATCCCAATGCGACAGAAGCGATCGCTCAAGCTATGCTAGATGTCGTTCAACCCACTATTGCACAATCTCTAATTCAACAAAGTCAGTCTGTTTTGTCCCATTACACTTGGCTCACGGCTGCCCAAATGCATCTAAAATTTTATTGTGATATTCATCTTTAG
- a CDS encoding bleomycin resistance protein: MRFYQTLFPDWYIRAEEKSDDFDWMHFGNRQFYMSLYERRDTANPIPLETGNIDHVGFVIEDGEKMIAVLERHGIEYFVEDAPETKYRIYIQDPDGTVLELIKYREDYGHR, translated from the coding sequence ATGAGATTTTACCAAACGCTTTTTCCTGACTGGTATATCCGGGCTGAAGAAAAATCAGATGATTTTGACTGGATGCATTTTGGTAATCGCCAGTTTTATATGTCACTTTATGAGCGCCGCGACACAGCCAACCCCATTCCCCTTGAAACTGGCAATATTGACCATGTCGGTTTTGTTATTGAAGATGGTGAAAAAATGATAGCGGTATTAGAAAGACACGGGATTGAGTATTTTGTTGAAGATGCTCCGGAAACAAAATACCGAATCTATATTCAAGATCCAGATGGTACAGTTTTAGAGCTAATAAAGTACCGTGAAGATTATGGGCATCGCTGA
- a CDS encoding mechanosensitive ion channel family protein: protein MNVLLKRFFLRLSVTLLTLLFCLPTVVAQAEQVTVRLDGRAVFRVGAVKELDATARARQIERRMNRLLESPEAITAPQIKPTNVRQTDRVITIAGIPLVTVTETDAQDNLMTVDALATQWSQAIDANLERASERRLSHGGRFASEVQASIETAFGRLIESAIVIIPRALAALLVIGLFWAIATIVRGLMRILFRRIVSDLTVENLIKQVAYYAVWILGVIVALDAFGFDPQAVATGLGLTSLALGFALKDILSNFISGILILILRPFELGDQIIVGETEGNVERIELRATQLRTYDGRVVLVPNAEVFTSRIINNTAASVRRGSVTLFLGYDSDLQTAIAVIQKAAEATDGVLEEPAVSVRVQDLGQDDIRVEVRFWTDSRRSDFIATTSNVRREVVMLLKQAGIGLPDPDIRILVPRYSQEWRSALGIEEITPQDADNT from the coding sequence GTGAACGTCCTACTCAAGCGATTTTTTCTGAGATTGAGCGTCACCTTGCTGACTCTACTATTCTGCCTGCCAACGGTCGTTGCACAGGCTGAACAGGTAACGGTGCGTCTTGACGGACGAGCAGTATTTCGCGTGGGTGCAGTTAAGGAACTGGATGCTACCGCGCGAGCACGACAAATTGAGCGGCGGATGAACCGCTTATTAGAGAGCCCAGAGGCAATCACAGCCCCTCAAATTAAACCAACGAATGTTAGGCAAACTGATCGCGTGATTACGATCGCAGGGATTCCTTTGGTTACGGTGACAGAGACAGATGCTCAAGATAATCTAATGACCGTAGACGCATTAGCGACTCAGTGGTCACAAGCGATTGATGCGAACTTAGAACGCGCTAGTGAACGCCGACTTTCACATGGGGGACGATTTGCCTCAGAGGTTCAAGCCTCGATCGAAACTGCCTTTGGACGATTGATTGAGTCTGCTATTGTCATAATTCCGCGTGCTTTAGCGGCGCTGTTAGTGATAGGATTGTTCTGGGCGATCGCTACTATTGTGCGCGGATTGATGCGAATTCTCTTTCGGCGCATCGTGTCAGACCTTACTGTCGAGAATCTAATTAAACAAGTAGCTTACTATGCAGTCTGGATCTTAGGGGTTATCGTTGCGCTAGATGCTTTTGGCTTTGATCCGCAAGCTGTTGCCACAGGTTTGGGTTTGACCAGTCTCGCATTAGGTTTTGCCCTCAAAGATATTCTTTCCAATTTCATTAGCGGTATCTTGATTCTGATCTTACGTCCGTTTGAATTAGGCGATCAGATTATCGTGGGGGAAACAGAAGGTAATGTCGAGCGTATTGAACTGCGAGCAACTCAACTTCGTACCTATGATGGTCGCGTAGTGTTGGTACCCAATGCAGAGGTGTTTACCTCTCGCATCATTAACAACACGGCAGCTTCCGTTCGTCGGGGCAGTGTCACTCTTTTCCTAGGCTACGACAGTGATCTACAAACGGCAATCGCTGTCATCCAAAAAGCTGCTGAAGCCACTGATGGTGTGCTGGAAGAACCCGCTGTCTCTGTCCGTGTTCAAGACTTAGGTCAAGATGATATTAGGGTTGAAGTTCGATTCTGGACAGACTCGCGGCGATCGGACTTTATAGCTACTACATCCAATGTGCGACGAGAGGTCGTGATGCTGCTGAAACAGGCTGGTATTGGACTACCCGATCCAGATATACGGATTTTGGTACCGCGTTATTCACAGGAATGGCGCTCAGCCCTCGGAATTGAAGAAATCACCCCTCAGGATGCTGACAATACTTGA
- the ppk1 gene encoding polyphosphate kinase 1, whose product MSKTKEAISTINLDDPQYYFNRELSWLEFNRRVLQEAIAPRTPLLERIKFAAIFGSNLDEFFMVRVASLQRQVEAQIETLTPDGRTPQQQLDEISQRLHPMVTQLQELFETELRPQLEAEGVHVLKYTELEQAQRRYLRQHFEKRVFPILTPLAVDPAHPFPVMSNLSLNLAIVLKDPETGTTGFARVKVPDTLPRFVPLPPEFHPQSDRPVVWAGVSLEQIIADNLDALFPGMTIQEQHLFRITRDADLAVQEDEADDLAEAIAQGLGKRRFGGSLVRFQFAPTMSEFVKQALIKGMSVDPNDLYVTQGWLGMRDLMSFMALPLPHLKDFPWTPVIPKRLRHLTQVSALGETSVNDIFSVIRQGDLLLHHPYESFAASVEQFIMQAAADPDVQAIKMTLYRTSSDSPLIKALIAAAQNGKQVVALVEIKARFDEASNINWAKALEEAGVHVVYGVMGLKTHTKVLLVIRQEGDGIRHYVHIGTGNYNAKTAKIYTDLGLLSCQEELGSDLIDLFNYLTGFSKQKSFRKLLVAPVTLRDRMVALIRREIEHCKDGKPGRIIAKMNALIDTNIVKTLYEASQAGVQIDLIVRGMCCLLPGIPGVSENIRVISIVGRYLEHSRIFHFHNNGQEEVFIGSADWMQRNLDRRVEAVTPVEDPACSKELKEILTILLSDNYQAWDLQADGSYIQRQPTSDNPERCAQNILMERSLKS is encoded by the coding sequence ATGTCAAAAACTAAAGAAGCCATTTCTACAATCAATTTAGATGACCCACAGTACTATTTCAATCGAGAACTAAGCTGGTTAGAATTCAATCGACGGGTGTTGCAAGAAGCGATCGCCCCACGCACTCCCTTACTAGAACGTATAAAATTCGCCGCCATCTTTGGTTCTAACCTGGACGAGTTTTTTATGGTGCGGGTGGCGAGCCTGCAACGGCAAGTGGAAGCACAGATCGAAACCTTAACGCCTGATGGACGAACCCCTCAGCAGCAACTTGATGAGATTAGTCAGCGCCTCCATCCGATGGTGACTCAGTTGCAAGAGTTGTTTGAAACTGAGTTGCGTCCACAGTTAGAGGCTGAGGGCGTTCATGTACTGAAATACACTGAACTAGAGCAGGCTCAGCGTCGTTATTTAAGACAACATTTTGAGAAGCGAGTGTTTCCGATTCTGACACCCCTAGCGGTCGATCCAGCACATCCGTTTCCAGTCATGTCGAACCTCAGTTTAAATCTGGCGATCGTGCTCAAAGACCCAGAAACAGGGACAACAGGTTTTGCTCGGGTTAAGGTGCCGGATACTTTGCCCCGCTTCGTGCCCTTGCCTCCTGAGTTCCATCCTCAAAGCGATCGCCCAGTGGTTTGGGCAGGCGTTTCTTTAGAGCAGATTATTGCAGATAACCTGGATGCGTTATTCCCCGGTATGACGATTCAAGAACAACATTTATTTCGCATCACCCGCGATGCTGACCTAGCTGTTCAGGAAGATGAAGCGGATGACTTGGCGGAGGCGATCGCCCAAGGGCTAGGGAAACGTCGCTTTGGCGGATCGCTGGTGCGGTTTCAATTTGCCCCCACAATGTCAGAGTTTGTTAAGCAAGCCTTAATCAAGGGGATGAGCGTCGATCCTAACGATCTTTACGTGACTCAAGGCTGGTTAGGAATGCGAGATTTAATGTCCTTTATGGCGTTACCATTGCCGCACCTAAAAGACTTTCCCTGGACACCTGTTATTCCTAAACGCTTGCGTCATTTAACCCAAGTCTCAGCGCTGGGTGAAACCTCGGTCAATGATATTTTTAGCGTCATTCGTCAGGGCGATCTGCTGCTGCATCACCCCTACGAGTCATTTGCGGCATCGGTGGAGCAGTTCATTATGCAGGCGGCGGCTGATCCAGACGTGCAGGCAATTAAAATGACCCTTTACCGTACTTCTAGTGACTCGCCTCTTATCAAAGCCTTAATTGCCGCTGCTCAGAATGGTAAACAGGTTGTTGCTCTAGTGGAAATTAAAGCTCGATTTGACGAAGCCAGTAATATTAATTGGGCGAAGGCTTTGGAAGAAGCAGGCGTGCATGTTGTGTACGGTGTCATGGGCTTAAAGACGCACACGAAAGTGCTTTTGGTCATTCGGCAAGAAGGCGACGGTATTCGTCATTACGTTCATATTGGCACAGGTAACTACAATGCAAAGACTGCCAAAATTTACACCGATCTAGGGTTATTAAGCTGTCAGGAAGAATTAGGATCTGACCTCATTGATTTATTCAATTACTTGACAGGCTTTTCTAAACAGAAATCGTTTCGTAAGTTACTGGTAGCTCCAGTCACGCTTCGCGATCGCATGGTCGCTCTCATTCGCCGTGAAATCGAACATTGTAAAGATGGCAAACCCGGTCGGATTATTGCCAAAATGAATGCTTTGATTGATACTAACATCGTCAAAACGCTCTATGAAGCTTCTCAGGCTGGCGTACAAATTGACTTAATTGTGCGGGGTATGTGCTGCCTATTACCTGGAATTCCAGGGGTCAGTGAAAATATTCGAGTCATCAGCATTGTCGGGCGGTATCTGGAACACTCCCGCATCTTCCATTTTCATAACAATGGTCAGGAAGAGGTTTTCATCGGCAGTGCTGACTGGATGCAGCGCAACCTCGATCGCCGGGTTGAAGCAGTTACTCCGGTTGAAGACCCAGCTTGCAGCAAGGAATTGAAAGAAATCCTGACTATCCTGTTGTCAGACAACTATCAGGCATGGGATCTCCAGGCTGATGGCTCCTACATCCAACGTCAGCCCACCTCAGACAATCCAGAACGCTGCGCTCAAAATATTTTGATGGAGCGAAGCTTGAAGTCATGA
- a CDS encoding MSMEG_0570 family nitrogen starvation response protein, with protein MPEIHFQIKWPDGQPETCYSPSLIVKDYFTPNSEYNLEDFVMRSRTALNIASDRVLAKYGMPCGRALGQIRQIEVTAAAYQNLPDPKVQFLQFIEN; from the coding sequence ATGCCCGAAATTCACTTTCAAATTAAATGGCCCGACGGTCAGCCAGAAACCTGCTATTCGCCCTCGCTTATTGTCAAAGACTATTTTACGCCTAACAGCGAGTACAACTTAGAAGATTTTGTAATGCGATCGCGGACTGCTTTGAACATTGCCAGCGATCGGGTATTGGCAAAATATGGAATGCCCTGTGGTAGAGCACTAGGGCAGATCCGCCAGATTGAAGTAACGGCAGCAGCCTATCAAAATCTTCCTGACCCCAAGGTGCAATTTCTTCAATTTATTGAGAATTAA